From a single Granulicella aggregans genomic region:
- a CDS encoding PP2C family protein-serine/threonine phosphatase, with amino-acid sequence MLLLLLPIFGVGVGVGQGQGPAAPLVLNGLGRMTDPVDGVWQFQVGDDLAWASPALDDSRWQPIKVGRSWEGQGHRDYTGFAWYRRHIVVPAGTPAHAELALFLPGVDDAAEVYWNGRLVGSYGKVPPHPVWYPQQSPQTYSLGPAQSGVLAIRVWSAPIVYLNYPEQGGLWITPRIGTVEGVAALATADHYLWLQRNQFHFAVCLVCAIIGLLALSSWLRDRTRWMLFWLAIPMLKPLAQLVIFDLPGFSTFRLAYGSIGEAVAITDAATWFLLLYLLDLRFDRRLVRWTKILASVTVGLSLIDTVMVCLDWTRLFPRQFVYFDVASTIPIELLEMYVLVIVGFALRKRLDAARWLVAIASVVSALETGVSDISGLGVRWTHWPLHHQLYRTLFKIAGTPINVSTLVELFLLVSILYAAWRYSVEQNQRQSAIEQEFRSAQEIQQILIPEVLPAIAGYTVTSAYFPAQEVGGDFFQIIPLGSESGEEGAIIALGDVSGKGLKAAMTVSLLVGAIHSTVEITQDPAEILAALNRRLYGRMQNGFATCLVLRLDALGRGTIANAGHLPPFLNGSEFPLSPALPLGLLPEAEFETTALHLAAGDRLTLYTDGLLEARRADGELFGFARIAEISGDTSEEIARTAQQFGQDDDITVLTLTLTPVAVALG; translated from the coding sequence TTGCTGCTTTTGCTTCTGCCGATCTTTGGAGTCGGAGTCGGAGTCGGCCAGGGTCAAGGCCCGGCGGCTCCGCTGGTGCTGAATGGACTGGGCCGCATGACGGATCCGGTCGATGGCGTGTGGCAGTTCCAGGTCGGCGATGACCTCGCCTGGGCCTCGCCTGCGCTCGACGACTCCCGCTGGCAGCCCATCAAAGTCGGCCGGTCGTGGGAGGGGCAAGGTCACCGTGACTACACCGGCTTCGCCTGGTATCGCCGACACATCGTGGTTCCGGCCGGCACGCCCGCGCACGCGGAGCTCGCACTCTTTCTTCCCGGCGTAGACGATGCCGCCGAGGTCTACTGGAACGGCAGGCTGGTTGGCAGCTACGGCAAGGTGCCGCCGCACCCTGTCTGGTATCCCCAGCAATCTCCGCAGACCTATTCTCTGGGCCCGGCGCAGTCCGGCGTTCTCGCCATCCGCGTCTGGAGCGCTCCTATTGTCTACCTCAACTACCCGGAGCAGGGAGGCCTGTGGATCACGCCGCGGATCGGGACGGTCGAGGGAGTCGCGGCGCTCGCGACCGCAGACCATTACCTTTGGCTGCAACGCAACCAGTTCCACTTCGCGGTCTGTCTTGTATGCGCCATCATTGGCCTGCTGGCCTTGTCTTCCTGGTTGCGCGACCGCACGCGCTGGATGCTCTTCTGGCTGGCCATCCCCATGCTCAAGCCTCTTGCGCAGTTGGTTATCTTCGATCTCCCGGGCTTCTCCACATTCAGGCTGGCTTACGGAAGCATTGGCGAAGCCGTCGCCATCACCGACGCGGCCACCTGGTTCCTTCTGCTGTATCTGCTCGATCTGCGGTTCGACCGGAGGCTGGTGCGTTGGACGAAGATCCTCGCTTCTGTGACCGTAGGGCTGAGCCTCATCGACACCGTGATGGTTTGTCTTGACTGGACACGCCTCTTTCCACGCCAGTTCGTCTACTTCGACGTTGCATCCACCATACCGATTGAACTTCTGGAGATGTATGTGCTCGTCATCGTCGGCTTCGCTCTCCGTAAACGCCTCGATGCCGCGCGCTGGCTGGTCGCCATCGCCAGCGTTGTCTCCGCGCTGGAAACAGGCGTAAGCGACATCAGCGGGCTGGGAGTTCGCTGGACGCACTGGCCGCTGCATCATCAGCTCTATCGCACCCTGTTCAAGATCGCGGGCACTCCCATCAACGTGTCCACCCTCGTCGAGCTTTTTCTGCTGGTCTCCATCCTCTACGCTGCGTGGCGTTATTCCGTGGAGCAGAACCAGCGGCAGAGCGCGATCGAGCAGGAGTTCCGCAGCGCGCAGGAGATTCAGCAGATCCTGATTCCGGAAGTTCTGCCTGCAATCGCCGGCTATACCGTGACCAGCGCATACTTTCCCGCGCAGGAGGTCGGCGGCGACTTCTTCCAGATCATCCCGCTCGGCAGCGAGTCAGGTGAAGAGGGCGCCATCATCGCGCTCGGAGATGTGAGCGGCAAGGGCCTGAAGGCGGCCATGACGGTCTCTTTACTTGTTGGAGCCATCCACAGTACCGTCGAGATCACGCAGGACCCGGCAGAGATCCTCGCCGCCCTCAACCGCCGCCTTTATGGCCGGATGCAAAACGGCTTTGCCACCTGCCTCGTTCTTCGGCTCGATGCATTGGGACGCGGGACGATCGCCAACGCAGGTCACCTGCCCCCGTTCCTTAACGGGAGTGAGTTTCCGCTCTCGCCTGCACTTCCCCTCGGCCTGTTGCCCGAGGCAGAGTTTGAGACGACCGCGCTCCATCTTGCCGCCGGCGACCGGCTCACCTTGTACACAGACGGCCTGCTCGAAGCGCGCCGGGCCGATGGCGAACTCTTCGGCTTCGCGCGCATCGCCGAAATCAGCGGAGACACGTCGGAAGAGATCGCCAGAACGGCGCAACAGTTTGGGCAGGACGACGACATTACCGTGCTTACGCTTACCCTCACGCCGGTTGCAGTGGCTCTCGGCTAG